From a region of the Helianthus annuus cultivar XRQ/B chromosome 5, HanXRQr2.0-SUNRISE, whole genome shotgun sequence genome:
- the LOC110942072 gene encoding indole-3-acetic acid-amido synthetase GH3.6, which yields MPKSSNYDGLTTTDYAFTDKNKKALEFIEDVTSRPDQVQQQILTEILTQNATVEYLHRHGLSGHTDRETFKKLVPVVTYEDLHNDITRIANGDKSTILSSHPISEFFTSPSEVAYTLIPTMAYFEFLPVHRTASGVTTESEKENPQLVDLADVKLGQEYELVVTTYAGLYRYRVGDILKVVGFKNKAPQFSFICRKNVALSIDYDKTDEVELHKAVENAINHLVPFSAILTEYTSYADTTTIPGHYVIFWEVNENGSTPIPVSVFENCCLTIEESLNSVYREGRASSNTIGALEIKVVENGTFDKLMDYAISLGASISQYKTPRCVKYQPIVELLNANVVSSYFSPKCPKWFPGHRQWTD from the exons ATGCCTAAATCATCCAATTACGATGGTCTAACCACCACGGACTACGCTTTCACcgataaaaacaaaaaagctCTTGAGTTCATTGAGGATGTGACCTCTAGACCTGACCAAGTCCAACAACAAATTTTAACCGAAATTCTCACCCAAAATGCCACTGTTGAATACCTCCATCGCCACGGTCTCTCCGGCCACACGGACCGTGAAACATTCAAGAAACTTGTTCCGGTTGTCACCTACGAAGATCTCCATAACGATATCACTCGTATCGCCAACGGCGATAAATCCACCATTCTTTCATCCCATCCCATTTCTGAATTCTTTACAAG CCCTAGTGAGGTTGCGTACACACTCATACCCACCATGGCTTACTTTGAGTTCCTTCCGGTTCATCGTACCGCCAGCGGTGTAACCACGGAAAGTGAAAAGGAAAATCCACAATTGGTCGATCTTGCGGACGTGAAACTCGGCCAAGAATATGAACTCGTGGTCACGACTTATGCCG GTCTTTATAGGTATAGAGTTGGTGATATTCTTAAAGTTGTCGGATTCAAGAACAAAGCTCCTCAATTCAGTTTCATCTGTAGAAAGAACGTGGCATTAAGTATTGATTACGATAAAACCGATGAAGTTGAGCTGCATAAAGCAGTCGAGAACGCAATTAACCATTTAGTCCCGTTTAGTGCGATCTTGACCGAATACACAAGCTATGCAGACACGACCACGATCCCCGGTCACTATGTCATCTTTTGGGAGGTTAATGAAAATGGGTCGACCCCGATACCCGTCTCTGTGTTTGAAAATTGTTGTCTTACTATCGAAGAGTCGTTGAATAGTGTTTATAGGGAGGGTCGGGCTTCAAGTAATACAATAGGAGCGTTGGAGATCAAGGTTGTCGAAAACGGGACGTTTGATAAGTTGATGGATTATGCAATAAGCTTAGGAGCTTCGATTAGTCAGTACAAGACTCCAAGATGTGTGAAGTACCAGCCAATCGTGGAACTGCTAAATGCAAATGTGGTTTCGAGCTATTTTAGCCCGAAGTGCCCAAAATGGTTTCCGGGCCACAGGCAGTGGACCGATTAA